The genomic DNA CTTGAAGACATCAGTCCTCTGCTTGAATGCCACGGTATCGCACGGCGTTGCTCCACACCTGCTCGAAACGCCTGAGCGTGCGGAAGGTTACTTCGAGATCCCGGACCTCGTCCTCGTCCCGCGTTACGAGTTTATGATAGGTCCGGTCCATCTGCCGGATCCTGTCGCAAAGCTGGCGGCCCTTTTCGGATAGACGGATACGCGCGGAGCGTCGGTCCCTCTCCGAAGCGGTACGAATGACGTATGCCGTTTCGACAAGGCGCTTGAGGCTGTAGGAGGCATTCGATCCCAGATAGTACCCGCGCTCGATCAGATCGCGCACCGACAGCTCGCTCCGACCGATCGTGAAAAGCATCATGACCTGGGAGGGGCTGAGCTCGTCGATTCCCGCCTGGAGCAGATCCGCCCGGATGAGATCAAGCGAGCGGCGATGCAGTCGCTCGATGACCCGCACAATTTCGATGTGCGTGATTCCGACTGGCTCCGGGCCCGGCCGATCGGCATCGTCCCGGAGCATCTGAAATGCGCTTTCCTCATCCTGGCACTCGTCTTGTGAGGCATTCATCTCAATCACTGCTTCTTTCCATACTGCTTTTCATGGCAGATAATATGCGCTTTATTGCATAATATTCCCACGATTTCAGCGAATAATTTAGTTTGAAATTCGAATTAAAGTGCAAACATTTACGAATCACATGCCACACTTCAGCATAAAATCGCCAACTTTCTAAAGCTTTATTGATGTTCTTCCTTAAACAACCTCAGTTTTATTATGACGATCAGACTTTATGGGTAGACGCTATACCAAAATCGAGCGATAACTCCCTTCCAATAACTTTGGGGCAAAATTTGGGTATGTCTACGAAAAGCCACCTTTGGAGACTGTCCGCATGAAGAAGACGGCGAACCTCGAAGCCGCCGAACTCATTCACCAGGGGCGCAAAGCGTTTGTCACAGGTTTAGCCTATGCCGCAGCTCTCAGCGCGGTCATCAATGTCCTTCAGCTGACTGTTCCGCTCTTCATGCTGCAAGTGCATGACCGTGTTGTGAACAGTCAGAGCACCGACACGCTGATCATGCTGATCATCGTCGCGACGATCGGGCTGGCGCTCTTTTGCATCCTCGACTACGTGCGGGCGCTCACCTACCAGGTGATGGCCAGCAAGCTGGTTCGGAAACTGAACCTTCCTGTCCTTCAGGCGGCGGTATCGGCCTCGGTCGCGCATGGCGTCTCGCAATCGGGCCAGGCCATTCGCGAGCTCAACGACATCCGCGCATTCGTGGTCGGAAACGCCATCAGCGTTCCGCTCGAGGCTCTTTGGTCACCCATCTTCCTGGCCGTTCTCTTCGCGCTCCACTGGCTCTACGGCCTCGTGGCTCTGGTGTCCGCGATCATCATCCTGTCTCTGAGCCTGCTCTCGGACTTCCTGACGCGACGCGCCACGAAGCGGGCCAACGAAGCAGCCGTCCGCAACATTTCCGAAATCAGCGGCAGCCTTCGTCATGCGGAGGCCATCGAAGCGATGGGCATGCTGCCGGCCCTTGCCCGCAGATGGCGCAAGAACCAGCTTCAGACGCAGGACCTGCTCGACGTCACCACGCGCCGCAGCCGCGCTCTCTCATCCGTCACGCGCACCTGCCGGTACCTGATGCAGATCGCGGTTCTGTCGACCGGCGCGGTCCTGGTGATCAATCAGGAAGTCAGCGCCGGATCGATGGTGGCCTCGAGCATCATCATGGGGCGCATGCTCATGCCATTCGATTCCATGGTCGACGGCTGGCGCCAATGGGTCCTTGCCATGACCGCATGGAAGAATGTGCAGGATCTTCTCGAAAACCAGGCCCCGAAGCGCGAAACCACGCCGACTCCCCGCACCCAAGGAGAGTTGACGATCGATCGTGTCGTCTATGCTCCGCCCGGCTCCGACGTGCCGGTGCTCAAGGGCCTGACCTTCGCGCTGTCTCCCGGCGAAGTGCTCGGCATCGCCGGTCCGTCGGGCGCAGGCAAGTCCACCCTCGCCCGCCTCCTCATCGGCGTGACGAAGCCGACGACGGGCGGCGTCTATCTCGACGGCAATAACGTGTTTCTGTGGGAACGGGATTCGTTCGGCAACATGGTCGGCTACCTGCCTCAGAGCGTCTCGCTGCTCGACGGTACGATCCGAAGCAACATCGCCCGCATGCGGGACGCCGATCCCCGGCTCGTTCTGGAAGCGTCCCGTCTCGCCGACGTTCACGACATCATCGGACGCCTGCCCCTCGGATATGACACCCATATCGGTGACGGCGGCTATGTCCTTTCGGGCGGACAGCGGCAGCGGATCGGGCTGGCTCGGGCGCTTTATGGAAGACCCCGTCTGATCGTTCTCGACGAGCCGAACTCCAACCTGGATACGGATGGTGAGCGAGCCCTGATCCGCGCCATCGAGGCCATGCGGACAGACGGAGCGATCGTCATCCTGATCGCCCATCGCCCTTCCGTCATGCAGGTCGCCGACAAGATCATGGTCCTGCAGGAAGGCAAGATTACCCAGTTCGGGCCCCGCAATGCGATCGCCGGCATCATCACGCCCGGGGAGAAGCCCGCGCAGGCCGTGACTGCCCTCAGGGGAAATACATGACGAAAGCGGTCGATATCATCAGGAATCCGGTAGCTCTTGCCGAACCGAACGTGTCCGTCGAAATGAAGCCGTGGACGGAGGTATTCCGTGAGGAGGAACCGCGCGAACCGTCCTATCGGATACCGGTGGTCGCCGGTCTCGCCACGATCTTCCTCGGCATCGGCGGCCTGCTGACCTGGGGCTTTGCGGCCCATCTCGACAGCGCCGCGGTCGCCAATGCGACCGTTGTGGTGGATTCCAAACGGAAGACGATCAGCCATCTGGAAGGCGGCATCCTGAAGGCGCTGATCGCCCACGAGGGGCAGGTCGTGAAGGGCGGCGAAGCTCTGCTCCGGCTGGACGACACCCGTGCCAAGGCCGAGCTCGAACAGCTGCGTTCCAAGCGGATCGGCTTG from Microvirga sp. TS319 includes the following:
- a CDS encoding MarR family transcriptional regulator, whose translation is MNASQDECQDEESAFQMLRDDADRPGPEPVGITHIEIVRVIERLHRRSLDLIRADLLQAGIDELSPSQVMMLFTIGRSELSVRDLIERGYYLGSNASYSLKRLVETAYVIRTASERDRRSARIRLSEKGRQLCDRIRQMDRTYHKLVTRDEDEVRDLEVTFRTLRRFEQVWSNAVRYRGIQAED
- a CDS encoding type I secretion system permease/ATPase — its product is MKKTANLEAAELIHQGRKAFVTGLAYAAALSAVINVLQLTVPLFMLQVHDRVVNSQSTDTLIMLIIVATIGLALFCILDYVRALTYQVMASKLVRKLNLPVLQAAVSASVAHGVSQSGQAIRELNDIRAFVVGNAISVPLEALWSPIFLAVLFALHWLYGLVALVSAIIILSLSLLSDFLTRRATKRANEAAVRNISEISGSLRHAEAIEAMGMLPALARRWRKNQLQTQDLLDVTTRRSRALSSVTRTCRYLMQIAVLSTGAVLVINQEVSAGSMVASSIIMGRMLMPFDSMVDGWRQWVLAMTAWKNVQDLLENQAPKRETTPTPRTQGELTIDRVVYAPPGSDVPVLKGLTFALSPGEVLGIAGPSGAGKSTLARLLIGVTKPTTGGVYLDGNNVFLWERDSFGNMVGYLPQSVSLLDGTIRSNIARMRDADPRLVLEASRLADVHDIIGRLPLGYDTHIGDGGYVLSGGQRQRIGLARALYGRPRLIVLDEPNSNLDTDGERALIRAIEAMRTDGAIVILIAHRPSVMQVADKIMVLQEGKITQFGPRNAIAGIITPGEKPAQAVTALRGNT